DNA from Bradyrhizobium japonicum USDA 6:
CGGCCGACCGCGAGCATCTGCCGCTCGCCGCCGGACATGGTGCCGGCGCGCTGGTTGCGGCGCTCCTTCAGCCGCGGGAAGATCTCGTAGACGCGCTCAAGCAAATTGGCCTGGCGCGACTTGTCGTGCAGCGGCGTCGCGCCGAGCATCAAGTTGTTCTCGACGCTCTGCTGCACGAACAGCCGCCAGCCTTCCGGCGACAGCGCAAGCCCCTTGCGCACGATCGCAAAGGCTTTTTGGCCGGCGATGTCCTCGCCGCGAAAACTGATCGATCCGGAATGCACGGGAATGAGACCCGCGATCGCGTTCAGCGTCGTGGTCTTGCCGCCGCCATTGGAGCCGAGCAGCGCGACGACGCTGCCTTCCGGCACCTCCAGCGAGACGTCGGAGACGCCGATGAGGTCGCCATAGCGCACCTCGAGGTGCTCGATCCGAAGGAGCGCACCGCTCATAGGTCCGGCCCGCCCATCAGCTCGACCGGCGTATGGCCGGCCGCGGCCTTCGCCGCGCGTTTGCCGAGATAGGCTTCGATCACCGCCGGGTTCGAGGTGACCTCGCGCGGCGAGCCGCGGGCGATCTCCTTGCCCTGGTGAAACACCATCACGCGGCTCGCCAGCGACATGATCACTTCCATGATGTGCTCGACGATGACGAGCGTGATGCCGGAGCGGTGGATGTCGCGGACGAGGTCGATCGCGAGCTTCACCTCATGCGCGTTAAGGCCGGCCATGGCCTCGTCCAGCAGCAGCACTTTTGGCTCGGTCGCAAGGGCCCGCGCGATCTCCAGCCGCTTGCGGCCGGGCGTGCCGAGCGAGCGCGCCGGCGCATCCGCAAGCCTGCTCATGCCGACGCGCTCCAGCACCGCCCGCGCCCTGGTCTCGGCCTCGTGGCGATGCGAGGTGCGCAGGAAGGCACCGATCATGACGTTCTCGAGCACCGTCATGCCTTCAAAGGTCTGCGGCACCTGGAAGGTGCGGGCAAGCCCGAGCCCGGCGCGCTGCTCCGGCGCGAAATCGGTGATGTCGGTCCCCTCGAACAGCACGCGGCCCGAGGTGGTCTTGAGATCGCCGGTGAGGCAATTGAAGAAGGTGGATTTGCCGGCGCCGTTCGGGCCGATGAGGCCGAGAATATCGCCCTGCTCCAGGGTTACGGACGCATCGTCCACCGCCTTGAAGCTGCCGAACGCCTTCGTGATCCCGCGCGCCTCAAGGAGCATGGCCGGCTCCCTTATCCGCGCCGGGCTTGCGTCGTCCCGCGAACAGGCTGAGCAGGCCGCCGGGCTGGAAGCGCGCGATCAGCACGATGATCGCGCCATAGACTACGAAGGTGAGGCCCGCCCCCTTGCCGCCAAGCCAGCTGTTGGAGATCTCCTCCAGCGGTACGAGGATCGCGGCTCCCACCAGCGGACCGAACAGCAACCCCGCCCCGCCCAGCGCTGCCATGATCAGGATCTTGACCGAGATCAGGATGCCGAGCCCGGACTCGGGATCGACGAAGCCGAACATCATCGCATAGAGCGCGCCGGCAACGCTCGTCAGCGCCGCGCTCAGCATGTAGGCGTAGAGCTTGGTCCGGCTCGCAGGCGCGCCGAGCGAGCGCGCGGCGCGCTCGGAATCCTTGATCGCGCGCAGATAGAACCCCATGCGGCTGTTGGTCATCCACCAG
Protein-coding regions in this window:
- a CDS encoding ABC transporter ATP-binding protein; this translates as MSGALLRIEHLEVRYGDLIGVSDVSLEVPEGSVVALLGSNGGGKTTTLNAIAGLIPVHSGSISFRGEDIAGQKAFAIVRKGLALSPEGWRLFVQQSVENNLMLGATPLHDKSRQANLLERVYEIFPRLKERRNQRAGTMSGGERQMLAVGRALMSDPKLLMLDEPSLGLAPAVVESMYETFGRLHREGLTILLAEQSIELALEVSDFATVLQVGKSVLSGTAAALAQDPQVQKAYLGVD
- a CDS encoding ABC transporter ATP-binding protein, translating into MLLEARGITKAFGSFKAVDDASVTLEQGDILGLIGPNGAGKSTFFNCLTGDLKTTSGRVLFEGTDITDFAPEQRAGLGLARTFQVPQTFEGMTVLENVMIGAFLRTSHRHEAETRARAVLERVGMSRLADAPARSLGTPGRKRLEIARALATEPKVLLLDEAMAGLNAHEVKLAIDLVRDIHRSGITLVIVEHIMEVIMSLASRVMVFHQGKEIARGSPREVTSNPAVIEAYLGKRAAKAAAGHTPVELMGGPDL